A single region of the Oxyura jamaicensis isolate SHBP4307 breed ruddy duck chromosome 6, BPBGC_Ojam_1.0, whole genome shotgun sequence genome encodes:
- the LOC118169420 gene encoding putative neutral ceramidase C → MCGKRQKCSFSRLEVVLIVLLSLMIAVTVALLVLHFLTQENSSSNDYDDPPPTQKPSNGVSGDYLLGAGRADCTGPVAEIPLMGYANPDQVGGGLLTRLYSRAFIVAEPDSSKRVVFVSIDIGMVSQRLRLEVLKELKSKYGELYRQDNVILSGTHTHSGPGGYFQYTLFWITSKGLIKPSLNAIVKGIVKSIDIAHQNLKRGRLFINRGTVENSQINRSPYSYLQNPASEKSRYSSNTDKEMVMLKMVDENGHDLGLISWFAVHPVSMNNTNHLVNSDNVGYASLLFEQEKNKGMLPGEGSFVAAFASSNLGDVSPNTKGPFCVNTGESCDNPQSTCPVGGAAMCMAMGPGTDMFDSTRIIGQNIYSKAKELYANASQEITGPLSSAHQWVNMSDVQVELNATHTVKTCKPALGYSFAAGTIDGVGAFNFTQGSVEGDPFWDQIRDQLLGEPSNETKACHEPKPVLFSTGEMTWPHPWHPDIVDVQIATIGSLAIVAVPGEFTTMSGRRLREAVKREFDSHGTAGMDVVIAGLCNVYTHYITTYEEYQVQRYEAASTIYGPHTLSAYLQLYRGLARAIATNTVQDLPSGPEPPFFNMTSLTLVPSINPDRTPVDKTFGDVLQEVRQQYRVGEVAEVTFVSANPRNSAENMTEHNFLTVETYVNVSGKWQVVRNDASWDTRFYWTKGSSGQSNATIEWHIPSGTEPGIYRIRYFGHYKKILKPVNPFEGISSTFEITSL, encoded by the exons ATTATGACGACCCACCACCAACCCAGAAACCATCAAATGGTGTCTCAGGAGACTACTTACTGGGTGCAGGTCGAGCAGATTGCACAGGGCCAGTAGCAGAAATTCCTCTG ATGGGTTACGCCAATCCTGACCAGGTGGGCGGTGGGCTCCTCACACGCCTCTACAGCCGAGCCTTCATCGTGGCTGAGCCTGACAGCTCCAAGCGAGTAGTATTTGTTAGCATCGACATAGGAATGGTGTCTCAGCGACTGAGGCTGGAG GTGCTCAAGGAACTGAAGAGCAAGTATGGCGAGCTCTACCGACAGGACAACGTCATCCTCAGCGGCACCCACACGCACTCAGGTCCTGGTGGCTACTTCCAGTACACGCTTTTCTGGATCACTAGCAAAGGACTGATCAAACCGTCCCTCAATGCTATTGTGAAGGGCATTGTAAAG agcattGATATAGCACATCAGAACCTGAAAAGAGGAAGGCTTTTCATAAACAGGGGCACTGTAGAAAACAGTCAGATCAACCGAAGCCCGTACTCATATCTCCAGAATCCAGCATCTGAAAAAAGCAG GTATTCATCCAACACGGATAAAGAAATGGTGATGCTGAAGATGGTAGATGAGAATGGACATGACCTGGGCCTCATCAG CTGGTTTGCCGTGCACCCCGTCAGCATGAACAACACAAACCATCTTGTGAACAGTGACAACGTGGGCTACGCGTCTCTCTTGTTtgagcaggagaaaaacaagggCATGCTTCCTGGAGAG GGATCTTTTGTTGCTGCCTTTGCATCTTCCAACTTGGGAGACGTGTCACCCAACACCAAAGGCCCGTTCTGCGTAAACACAGGGGAATCGTGTGACAACCCACAGAGCACATGTCCTGTGGGGGGG GCAGCGATGTGCATGGCCATGGGTCCTGGTACTGATATGTTCGACAGTACAAGAATTATAGGGCAAAATATCTACTCAAAAGCAAAG GAGCTGTATGCCAATGCTTCCCAGGAGATCACAGGACCCCTCAGCTCAGCTCACCAATGGGTGAACATGAGTGACGTCCAGGTGGAGCTAAATGCCACGCACACG GTCAAAACATGTAAACCAGCCTTGGGATACAGCTTTGCTGCAGGGACTATTGATGGAGTGGGGGCTTTCAACTTCACGCAAG GCTCGGTAGAAGGGGACCCATTTTGGGATCAAATCCGTGACCAGCTCCTGGGAGAGCCATCCAATGAAACGAAAGCTTGCCACGAACCCAAGCCGGTTCTCTTTAGCACTGGAGAG atGACGTGGCCTCATCCATGGCACCCTGATATTGTGGATGTTCAGATCGCTACCATCGGATCATTGGCAATTGTTGCGGTTCCCGGAGAGTTTAC GACCATGTCTGGACGCAGACTACGGGAAGCTGTTAAACGT GAATTTGATTCTCATGGTACAGCAGGAATGGATGTCGTAATTGCAGGGCTGTGCAATGTCTACACCCATTACATTACCACCTATGAGGAATACCAG GTTCAACGATATGAGGCAGCATCAACTATTTATGGGCCACACACCCTTTCTGCCTACCTTCAGCTGTACAGAGGACTTGCAAGGGCTATTGCTACG AACACAGTTCAGGATTTGCCAAGTGGCCCAGAGCCCCCATTTTTCAATATGACtagcctgaccttggtgcctaGCATCAATCCCGATAGGACACCGGTGGATAAGACATTTGGGGACGTGCTTCAAGAAGTGAGACAACAGTATCGAGTG GGAGAAGTTGCTGAAGTAACTTTTGTAAGTGCCAACCCTAGGAATTCTGCAGAGAACATG ACCGAACACAACTTCCTGACGGTGGAGACATACGTCAATGTTTCAGGAAAATGGCAGGTGGTACGGAACGATGCCTCCTGGGACACCAG GTTTTACTGGACCAAGGGATCATCAGGTCAGAGCAATGCGACGATTGAATGGCACATCCCTAGTGGCACAGAGCCTGGCATCTACAGGATACGATACTTTGGGCACTACAAGAAAATACTCAAGCCTGTTAATCCATTTGAAGGCATATCCTCAACGTTTGAAATCACAAGTCTGTAG
- the A1CF gene encoding APOBEC1 complementation factor isoform X3, whose translation MRMMMDFNGNNRGYAFVTFSNKQEAKNAIKQLNNYEIRNGRLLGVCASVDNCRLFVGGIPKTKKREEILAEMKKVTDGVVDVIVYPSAADKTKNRGFAFVEYESHRAAAMARRKLLPGRIQLWGHPIAVDWAEPEVEVDEDTMSSVKILYVRNLMLSTTEETIEKEFNSIKQGAVERVKKIRDYAFVHFNKREDAVEAMKALNGKVLDGSPIEVTLAKPVDKDSYVRYTRGTGGRGTMLQGEYTYAFGHMYDPATTYLGAPVFYAPHAYAAIPNLHFPAAKGLSNRSIIRAPSIREIYMNIPVGAAGVRGLGGRGYLAYTGLGRGYQLKGEKRGEDKLFDLLPGMELTPMNHVTLKPQGIKLAPQILEEICQKNNWGQPVYQLHSAIGQDQRQLFLYKITIPALASQNPTIHPFTPPKLSAFIDEAKTYAAEYTLQTLGVPTEGTEVPPAAPAFPGYTIANAAATVTATHLKQAVTMGQDLATYATYEAYPAFAIAARSDGYGAF comes from the exons ATGAGAATGATGATGGACTTCAATGGCAACAATAGGGGTTACGCCTTTGTGACCTTCTCAAATAAACAGGAGGCAAAGAATGCAATAAAGCAACTCAATAATTATGAAATTAG gaatGGGCGTCTCCTGGGAGTCTGTGCCAGCGTGGACAACTGCCGCCTGTTTGTAGGGGGGATCCCCAAAACAAAGAAGCGAGAGGAAATTTTAGCAGAGATGAAGAAAGTCACGGATGGAGTCGTGGATGTCATTGTCTACCCAAGTGCAGCTGATAAAACCAAAAACCggggttttgcttttgtggAATATGAAAGCCACCGGGCAGCAGCCATGGCCAGGCGAAAATTGCTCCCAG GAAGGATCCAGTTGTGGGGACACCCTATTGCTGTTGACTGGGCAGAACCAGAAGTGGAGGTGGATGAAGACACCATGTCATCAGTAAAAATCCTCTATGTGAGGAACCTCATGCTCTCGACCACCGAAGAGACTATAGAAAAGGAGTTCAACAGCATCAAACAAG GTGCAGtagaaagagtaaagaaaattaGAGACTATGCCTTTGTGCACTTTAATAAAAGAGAAGATGCAGTTGAAGCTATGAAAGCCTTGAATGGGAAG GTTCTAGATGGGTCCCCCATCGAGGTGACGTTAGCCAAGCCCGTCGACAAGGACAGCTACGTCAGATACACCCGAGGCACAGGTGGCAGAGGCACAATGCTGCAGGGAGAATACACCTACGCCTTTGGACACATGTATGACCCCGCCACCACCTACCTCGGTGCCCCGGTTTTCTACGCACCCCATGCCTACGCGGCTATCCCCAACCTCCACTTCCCGGCTGCCAAGGGGCTCAGCAACAGGAGCATCATCCGGGCCCCATCCATCCGAG AAATTTACATGAATATACCTGTAGGGGCTGCGGGAGTTAGAGGACTGGGAGGTCGTGGCTACCTGGCGTACACAGGCCTGGGGCGTGGATACCAGctcaaaggagaaaagaggggCGAGGATAAACTCTTCGACCTCTTGCCAGGAATGGAGCTCACACCGATGAACCACGTCACACTAAAGCCCCAAGGGATCAAACTTGCCCCTCAG ATCTTAGAAGAAATCTGCCAGAAAAACAACTGGGGACAGCCTGTTTACCAGCTCCACTCTGCAATTGGCCAAGACCAAAGACAGCTCTTCCTATACAAAATCACTATCCCCGCCCTCGCCAGCCAGAACCCCACCAT ACATCCCTTCACACCTCCCAAGCTCAGTGCCTTTATTGATGAAGCCAAAACCTATGCAGCAGAATACACCCTGCAGACACTGGGGGTTCCCACTGAGGGAACAGAggtgcctcctgctgctccagcttttCCAG GATACACCATTGCTAATGCTGCCGCAACAGTCACAGCCACTCACCTCAAACAAGCGGTGACAATGGGTCAAGATTTGGCAACGTACGCCACATATGAAGCCTATCCTGCCTTCGCAATAGCTGCACGCAGTGATGGTTATGGAGCATTCTAA
- the A1CF gene encoding APOBEC1 complementation factor isoform X1 has translation MESNHKSGDGLTGTQKEAALRALIQRTGYNLIQENGQRKYGGPPPGWDGPPPERGCEIFIGKLPRDLFEDELIPLCEKIGKIYEMRMMMDFNGNNRGYAFVTFSNKQEAKNAIKQLNNYEIRNGRLLGVCASVDNCRLFVGGIPKTKKREEILAEMKKVTDGVVDVIVYPSAADKTKNRGFAFVEYESHRAAAMARRKLLPGRIQLWGHPIAVDWAEPEVEVDEDTMSSVKILYVRNLMLSTTEETIEKEFNSIKQGAVERVKKIRDYAFVHFNKREDAVEAMKALNGKVLDGSPIEVTLAKPVDKDSYVRYTRGTGGRGTMLQGEYTYAFGHMYDPATTYLGAPVFYAPHAYAAIPNLHFPAAKGLSNRSIIRAPSIREIYMNIPVGAAGVRGLGGRGYLAYTGLGRGYQLKGEKRGEDKLFDLLPGMELTPMNHVTLKPQGIKLAPQILEEICQKNNWGQPVYQLHSAIGQDQRQLFLYKITIPALASQNPTIHPFTPPKLSAFIDEAKTYAAEYTLQTLGVPTEGTEVPPAAPAFPGYTIANAAATVTATHLKQAVTMGQDLATYATYEAYPAFAIAARSDGYGAF, from the exons GAAAATGGGCAGAGGAAATACGGCGGCCCACCCCCAGGCTGGGACGGCCCTCCGCCAGAGAGGGGCTGTGAGATCTTCATCGGGAAACTGCCGCGGGACCTCTTTGAAGATGAACTTATACCACTATGTGAAAAA ATCGGCAAAATCTATGAAATGAGAATGATGATGGACTTCAATGGCAACAATAGGGGTTACGCCTTTGTGACCTTCTCAAATAAACAGGAGGCAAAGAATGCAATAAAGCAACTCAATAATTATGAAATTAG gaatGGGCGTCTCCTGGGAGTCTGTGCCAGCGTGGACAACTGCCGCCTGTTTGTAGGGGGGATCCCCAAAACAAAGAAGCGAGAGGAAATTTTAGCAGAGATGAAGAAAGTCACGGATGGAGTCGTGGATGTCATTGTCTACCCAAGTGCAGCTGATAAAACCAAAAACCggggttttgcttttgtggAATATGAAAGCCACCGGGCAGCAGCCATGGCCAGGCGAAAATTGCTCCCAG GAAGGATCCAGTTGTGGGGACACCCTATTGCTGTTGACTGGGCAGAACCAGAAGTGGAGGTGGATGAAGACACCATGTCATCAGTAAAAATCCTCTATGTGAGGAACCTCATGCTCTCGACCACCGAAGAGACTATAGAAAAGGAGTTCAACAGCATCAAACAAG GTGCAGtagaaagagtaaagaaaattaGAGACTATGCCTTTGTGCACTTTAATAAAAGAGAAGATGCAGTTGAAGCTATGAAAGCCTTGAATGGGAAG GTTCTAGATGGGTCCCCCATCGAGGTGACGTTAGCCAAGCCCGTCGACAAGGACAGCTACGTCAGATACACCCGAGGCACAGGTGGCAGAGGCACAATGCTGCAGGGAGAATACACCTACGCCTTTGGACACATGTATGACCCCGCCACCACCTACCTCGGTGCCCCGGTTTTCTACGCACCCCATGCCTACGCGGCTATCCCCAACCTCCACTTCCCGGCTGCCAAGGGGCTCAGCAACAGGAGCATCATCCGGGCCCCATCCATCCGAG AAATTTACATGAATATACCTGTAGGGGCTGCGGGAGTTAGAGGACTGGGAGGTCGTGGCTACCTGGCGTACACAGGCCTGGGGCGTGGATACCAGctcaaaggagaaaagaggggCGAGGATAAACTCTTCGACCTCTTGCCAGGAATGGAGCTCACACCGATGAACCACGTCACACTAAAGCCCCAAGGGATCAAACTTGCCCCTCAG ATCTTAGAAGAAATCTGCCAGAAAAACAACTGGGGACAGCCTGTTTACCAGCTCCACTCTGCAATTGGCCAAGACCAAAGACAGCTCTTCCTATACAAAATCACTATCCCCGCCCTCGCCAGCCAGAACCCCACCAT ACATCCCTTCACACCTCCCAAGCTCAGTGCCTTTATTGATGAAGCCAAAACCTATGCAGCAGAATACACCCTGCAGACACTGGGGGTTCCCACTGAGGGAACAGAggtgcctcctgctgctccagcttttCCAG GATACACCATTGCTAATGCTGCCGCAACAGTCACAGCCACTCACCTCAAACAAGCGGTGACAATGGGTCAAGATTTGGCAACGTACGCCACATATGAAGCCTATCCTGCCTTCGCAATAGCTGCACGCAGTGATGGTTATGGAGCATTCTAA
- the A1CF gene encoding APOBEC1 complementation factor isoform X2 codes for MESNHKSGDGLTGTQKEAALRALIQRTGYNLIQENGQRKYGGPPPGWDGPPPERGCEIFIGKLPRDLFEDELIPLCEKIGKIYEMRMMMDFNGNNRGYAFVTFSNKQEAKNAIKQLNNYEIRNGRLLGVCASVDNCRLFVGGIPKTKKREEILAEMKKVTDGVVDVIVYPSAADKTKNRGFAFVEYESHRAAAMARRKLLPGRIQLWGHPIAVDWAEPEVEVDEDTMSSVKILYVRNLMLSTTEETIEKEFNSIKQGAVERVKKIRDYAFVHFNKREDAVEAMKALNGKVLDGSPIEVTLAKPVDKDSYVRYTRGTGGRGTMLQGEYTYAFGHMYDPATTYLGAPVFYAPHAYAAIPNLHFPAAKGLSNRSIIRAPSIRGAAGVRGLGGRGYLAYTGLGRGYQLKGEKRGEDKLFDLLPGMELTPMNHVTLKPQGIKLAPQILEEICQKNNWGQPVYQLHSAIGQDQRQLFLYKITIPALASQNPTIHPFTPPKLSAFIDEAKTYAAEYTLQTLGVPTEGTEVPPAAPAFPGYTIANAAATVTATHLKQAVTMGQDLATYATYEAYPAFAIAARSDGYGAF; via the exons GAAAATGGGCAGAGGAAATACGGCGGCCCACCCCCAGGCTGGGACGGCCCTCCGCCAGAGAGGGGCTGTGAGATCTTCATCGGGAAACTGCCGCGGGACCTCTTTGAAGATGAACTTATACCACTATGTGAAAAA ATCGGCAAAATCTATGAAATGAGAATGATGATGGACTTCAATGGCAACAATAGGGGTTACGCCTTTGTGACCTTCTCAAATAAACAGGAGGCAAAGAATGCAATAAAGCAACTCAATAATTATGAAATTAG gaatGGGCGTCTCCTGGGAGTCTGTGCCAGCGTGGACAACTGCCGCCTGTTTGTAGGGGGGATCCCCAAAACAAAGAAGCGAGAGGAAATTTTAGCAGAGATGAAGAAAGTCACGGATGGAGTCGTGGATGTCATTGTCTACCCAAGTGCAGCTGATAAAACCAAAAACCggggttttgcttttgtggAATATGAAAGCCACCGGGCAGCAGCCATGGCCAGGCGAAAATTGCTCCCAG GAAGGATCCAGTTGTGGGGACACCCTATTGCTGTTGACTGGGCAGAACCAGAAGTGGAGGTGGATGAAGACACCATGTCATCAGTAAAAATCCTCTATGTGAGGAACCTCATGCTCTCGACCACCGAAGAGACTATAGAAAAGGAGTTCAACAGCATCAAACAAG GTGCAGtagaaagagtaaagaaaattaGAGACTATGCCTTTGTGCACTTTAATAAAAGAGAAGATGCAGTTGAAGCTATGAAAGCCTTGAATGGGAAG GTTCTAGATGGGTCCCCCATCGAGGTGACGTTAGCCAAGCCCGTCGACAAGGACAGCTACGTCAGATACACCCGAGGCACAGGTGGCAGAGGCACAATGCTGCAGGGAGAATACACCTACGCCTTTGGACACATGTATGACCCCGCCACCACCTACCTCGGTGCCCCGGTTTTCTACGCACCCCATGCCTACGCGGCTATCCCCAACCTCCACTTCCCGGCTGCCAAGGGGCTCAGCAACAGGAGCATCATCCGGGCCCCATCCATCCGAG GGGCTGCGGGAGTTAGAGGACTGGGAGGTCGTGGCTACCTGGCGTACACAGGCCTGGGGCGTGGATACCAGctcaaaggagaaaagaggggCGAGGATAAACTCTTCGACCTCTTGCCAGGAATGGAGCTCACACCGATGAACCACGTCACACTAAAGCCCCAAGGGATCAAACTTGCCCCTCAG ATCTTAGAAGAAATCTGCCAGAAAAACAACTGGGGACAGCCTGTTTACCAGCTCCACTCTGCAATTGGCCAAGACCAAAGACAGCTCTTCCTATACAAAATCACTATCCCCGCCCTCGCCAGCCAGAACCCCACCAT ACATCCCTTCACACCTCCCAAGCTCAGTGCCTTTATTGATGAAGCCAAAACCTATGCAGCAGAATACACCCTGCAGACACTGGGGGTTCCCACTGAGGGAACAGAggtgcctcctgctgctccagcttttCCAG GATACACCATTGCTAATGCTGCCGCAACAGTCACAGCCACTCACCTCAAACAAGCGGTGACAATGGGTCAAGATTTGGCAACGTACGCCACATATGAAGCCTATCCTGCCTTCGCAATAGCTGCACGCAGTGATGGTTATGGAGCATTCTAA